The Nitrospinota bacterium genome window below encodes:
- the recO gene encoding DNA repair protein RecO — MPVYREKAIVLRHQDLSGADKIITFLTLGRGKVKAVAKGARRPKSRLAGTLESLSIVEMIYFIQPQRSSLARLNQCELLEPFGNLRSDYDLLIRGLYLAELADTMLKEGSPVPACFEQLAGALRAMDEGGDGDLVRLGCTWRFLAALGYGPSLNACVVCRGENDLAAFNPGLGGCLCEACRAPERDGLSLSHGAIRHLRLLGELSWQQLRRLKLTAPLKAEIDRVVEAHLNQHLDRRLKSAALLVET, encoded by the coding sequence ATGCCGGTCTATCGCGAAAAAGCTATAGTGCTCAGGCACCAAGACCTTTCGGGCGCGGATAAGATAATCACCTTCCTCACTCTGGGCCGTGGCAAGGTCAAGGCAGTCGCAAAGGGGGCCCGCCGGCCCAAAAGCCGCCTCGCCGGGACTCTGGAGTCCTTATCCATAGTAGAGATGATTTATTTCATCCAGCCCCAGCGCTCCTCATTGGCGCGTCTCAACCAGTGCGAGCTGCTGGAGCCTTTCGGAAATCTTAGGAGCGATTACGACCTGCTAATCCGCGGCCTCTACCTGGCGGAGCTCGCCGATACGATGCTCAAGGAGGGCTCTCCCGTGCCGGCTTGTTTTGAGCAGCTGGCCGGGGCGCTTCGGGCGATGGACGAGGGAGGCGACGGCGACCTGGTCCGCTTGGGTTGCACCTGGCGTTTTCTCGCGGCCCTCGGCTATGGCCCGTCTCTAAACGCTTGCGTGGTCTGCCGAGGGGAGAATGACCTGGCAGCCTTCAACCCTGGCCTTGGGGGGTGCCTCTGCGAGGCATGCCGGGCGCCTGAGCGGGATGGTCTCTCCCTAAGCCATGGGGCGATACGACATCTTCGGCTCCTAGGGGAGCTATCGTGGCAGCAGCTTAGGCGCCTGAAGCTCACGGCCCCCTTGAAGGCCGAGATCGACCGTGTGGTGGAGGCGCACCTCAACCAGCATCTCGATCGCCGGCTAAAATCGGCCGCCCTCCTCGTGGAAACGTAG
- a CDS encoding thioredoxin domain-containing protein, translated as MPKIEKEYIETGKVKYVFRDFPIKQLHPNAFKAAEAANCSAEQGKYWEMHARLFANQRALGPEDLSGHAEALGLDISKFQPCLANGKYTAEIRKDIADGGKAGVKGTPTFFIGLTEPNKPTIKVHKVIRGAYPYSRFRAEIESLISSEDK; from the coding sequence TTGCCCAAGATCGAGAAGGAGTACATCGAGACGGGCAAGGTCAAGTACGTTTTCCGGGATTTTCCGATTAAGCAACTTCACCCCAATGCCTTCAAAGCGGCCGAGGCCGCCAACTGCTCCGCCGAGCAAGGCAAATATTGGGAGATGCACGCCCGGCTCTTTGCCAACCAAAGGGCCCTGGGACCGGAGGATTTATCGGGCCATGCCGAGGCCCTTGGGTTGGATATCAGCAAATTTCAGCCCTGTCTCGCTAACGGAAAATACACGGCGGAGATCCGCAAGGATATCGCGGACGGAGGGAAAGCCGGAGTCAAAGGGACCCCCACCTTCTTCATCGGCCTGACCGAGCCGAACAAGCCGACGATCAAGGTCCATAAGGTGATCCGGGGAGCTTATCCCTATTCTCGTTTTAGAGCAGAAATTGAGAGCCTAATTTCATCTGAAGACAAGTAA